A portion of the Cellulophaga algicola DSM 14237 genome contains these proteins:
- a CDS encoding PorP/SprF family type IX secretion system membrane protein, with the protein MNKLIFLVPLVLASLFFQSSQAQQDAQYTQYMFNTMSVNPAYAGSRGQLSIGALYRSQWVGLDGSPTTQTLNLHSPIRNSRLGYGVSIVNDEIGNGTVQETYLDGVISYTIDVSQTGKLSFGLKAGGNLLNLDFNKLRNFDSETVTGDNIENKFSPNFGLGLYYHTDKFYLGLSAPNILETDHFDNSARDANSVAFLSTERINFYAITGYVFDLSSDFKFKPALLTKVVGGAPLQIDLSANFMYNEKFTFGAAYRWDAAVSAMAGFQISDQFMVGLAYDKETTELGSTRFNDGSFEVFLRFELTRSFQKLVSPRFF; encoded by the coding sequence ATGAATAAATTAATTTTTTTAGTACCCCTTGTTTTGGCATCGCTATTTTTTCAGAGCTCACAAGCTCAACAAGATGCGCAATACACCCAGTATATGTTTAATACCATGAGTGTAAACCCCGCTTACGCAGGTTCACGAGGACAGTTGAGTATTGGTGCCTTATATAGGTCTCAATGGGTAGGATTAGATGGTTCACCGACAACACAGACATTAAACCTACATTCCCCTATTAGGAATAGTAGATTGGGCTATGGCGTGTCAATAGTAAATGATGAAATAGGTAATGGAACTGTTCAGGAAACATATCTAGATGGAGTAATATCCTATACAATAGATGTTTCGCAAACTGGAAAGTTATCTTTTGGACTTAAAGCAGGAGGTAATTTATTAAATCTAGATTTTAATAAACTTCGAAATTTTGATAGCGAAACGGTTACTGGTGATAATATAGAAAACAAATTTTCTCCAAATTTTGGATTAGGATTGTACTACCACACAGATAAGTTTTATTTAGGTTTATCAGCTCCTAATATATTAGAGACAGATCATTTTGATAATTCTGCTCGTGATGCAAACTCGGTTGCTTTTTTGTCTACAGAGCGTATCAATTTTTATGCAATTACTGGGTATGTATTTGATTTGTCAAGTGATTTTAAATTTAAGCCTGCTCTTTTAACAAAAGTTGTTGGTGGAGCACCTTTACAAATAGATCTATCTGCTAATTTTATGTACAATGAGAAATTTACTTTTGGTGCAGCATATAGATGGGATGCAGCAGTAAGTGCTATGGCTGGTTTTCAAATATCAGATCAATTTATGGTAGGATTAGCGTATGATAAAGAAACAACAGAATTGGGGTCAACTAGATTTAACGATGGCTCTTTTGAAGTGTTTTTAAGATTTGAGCTAACAAGATCATTCCAAAAATTAGTATCACCACGCTTCTTCTAA
- a CDS encoding DUF3467 domain-containing protein, whose protein sequence is MSDQNQKQINIELDEKTAEGIYSNLAIINHSVSEFVVDFISMMPGAPKAKVKSRIVLTPQHAKKFLKALNDNVKRFESAHGTIKDYEQPPIPMNFGPTGEA, encoded by the coding sequence ATGAGTGATCAAAACCAGAAACAAATTAATATTGAGTTAGATGAAAAAACAGCGGAAGGAATTTATTCCAACTTAGCGATCATTAACCACTCTGTATCTGAGTTTGTAGTTGATTTTATAAGTATGATGCCAGGTGCTCCTAAGGCAAAAGTGAAGAGTAGAATTGTTCTTACTCCTCAGCATGCCAAAAAGTTCCTAAAAGCATTAAATGATAATGTCAAGAGGTTTGAGAGTGCTCATGGTACCATTAAAGATTACGAACAACCTCCAATTCCAATGAATTTTGGACCAACTGGAGAAGCTTAA
- a CDS encoding Ig-like domain-containing protein gives MDIFTLINKYRKLLRFSYKFFLFLFVFTALSSFSGYSKGLDFAVYFVDSDRDKIIDTKDLDSDNDGILDTVEGYSSYGSRDTDGDGIPDYLDIDSDNDGILDNVEAQTTAGFIPALGVDKDMNGLDDAYEHCPKQGLTPVDTDGDGIPDYLDIDSDNDGILDNVEAQNDASYNPKSGLDANGNGLDDQYENYYGTGLTPIDTDGDKAPDYRDLDADNDGILDNVEAQVSSAYTAPCGVDSDGNGLDDHYENSPGSGEGITPIDTDGDGTPDFRDLDSDNDGCSDTMEAGFIDALLFENRDSRLGNVSPPRVNAMGKVISGENGEGYTTPLDSNANGILDFRESAYTDACNKMITVVDDTATTEENIPVVIDVLDNDSNIPSDGTLTVTTPENGVVVINDGGTPDDISDDTITYTPNDGFTGEDDFEYTICDTLGNCETGTVTIEVTTPSTLIDVVDDTATTEENTPVVIDVLDNDSNIPSDGTLTVTIPENGIVVINDGGTPDDISDDTITYTPNDGFTGEDDFEYTICDTLGNCETGTVTIEVTTPSTLIDVVDDTATTEENTPVVIDVLDNDSNIPSDGTLTVTTPENGVVVINDGGTPDDISDDTITYTPNDGFTGEDDFEYTICDTLGNCETGTVTITVAAPVILDVVDDTATTEENTPVVIDVLDNDSNIPSDGTLTVTTPENGVVVINDGGTPNDISDDTITYTPNDGFTGEDDFEYTICDTLGNCESGTVTIEVTTPSTLIDVVDDTATTEENTPVVIDVLDNDSNIPSDGTLTVTTPENGVVVINDGGTPDDISDDTITYTPNDGFTGEDDFEYTICDTLGNCETGTVTIEVTTPSTLIDVVDDTATTEENTPVVIDVLDNDSNIPSDGTLTVTTPENGVVVINDGGTPDDISDDTITYTPNDGFTGEDDFEYTICDTLGNCETGTVTITVAAPVILDVVDDSAITDENTPVVIDVLDNDSNIPSDGTLTVTTSENGVVVINDGGTPDDISDDTITYTPNDGFTGEDDFEYTICDTLGNCDTGTVTITVTAPVILDVVDDSAITDENTPVVIDVLDNDSNIPSDGTLTVTTPENGIVVINDGGTPDDISDDTITYTPNDGFTGEDDFEYTICDTLGNCDTGTVTITVAAYDVIDAVDDIYETTTSGGTLEGNILDNDLLNGEQVSISEVEITSTPTGPLMVNTDGTVTVDTDTAPGTYTIAYTICEIAVPTNCDTATVTVIIENDYQKIEVNQMVTPNGDGKNDFLFIRNVEFALNNTLKIFNRWGISVYEGEGYNNQNNVFDGRSRGRSTFSKDEYLPSGVYFYIFDYQDVNGKAITDSAYIYISK, from the coding sequence ATGGATATTTTTACTTTAATAAATAAATATAGGAAACTACTAAGATTTTCCTATAAGTTTTTTCTTTTCCTTTTTGTATTTACTGCACTATCTTCTTTTAGTGGGTATAGCAAAGGATTAGACTTCGCAGTCTACTTTGTAGATTCAGATCGTGATAAAATCATCGATACAAAAGACTTAGATTCTGATAATGATGGAATCCTTGATACTGTTGAAGGATACAGTTCTTATGGGTCAAGAGACACCGATGGCGATGGTATTCCAGATTATTTAGATATCGATTCTGATAACGACGGAATTTTAGACAATGTAGAAGCTCAGACTACTGCAGGGTTTATTCCAGCGCTTGGAGTAGATAAAGATATGAATGGGTTGGATGATGCTTACGAGCATTGTCCTAAACAAGGCTTAACTCCTGTTGATACGGATGGCGATGGTATTCCAGATTATTTAGATATTGATTCTGATAATGATGGTATCTTGGATAATGTTGAAGCTCAAAATGATGCTAGTTATAATCCTAAAAGCGGTTTGGATGCTAATGGAAATGGGTTAGATGATCAATATGAGAATTATTACGGAACAGGTTTAACTCCGATAGATACAGATGGAGATAAAGCTCCAGATTATAGAGATTTAGATGCTGATAATGATGGTATTCTAGATAATGTAGAGGCTCAGGTTTCTTCAGCTTATACAGCGCCATGTGGTGTAGATTCGGATGGTAACGGTTTAGATGATCACTATGAGAATTCGCCGGGTTCTGGTGAAGGAATTACTCCAATAGATACTGATGGAGATGGTACACCAGATTTCAGAGATCTTGATTCTGATAATGATGGTTGTAGTGATACTATGGAAGCAGGGTTTATTGATGCGCTATTGTTTGAAAATAGAGATAGTAGACTTGGAAATGTAAGTCCACCGAGGGTGAATGCCATGGGTAAAGTTATTTCGGGAGAAAATGGTGAAGGTTATACTACACCATTAGATTCCAATGCGAATGGAATTTTAGATTTTCGTGAATCTGCCTATACTGATGCTTGTAATAAGATGATAACTGTTGTTGATGATACTGCTACAACAGAAGAGAATATACCAGTAGTTATTGATGTATTAGATAATGATTCAAACATACCTTCAGATGGAACCCTTACGGTAACAACACCAGAAAACGGAGTAGTTGTTATTAATGATGGTGGTACCCCAGATGATATTAGTGATGATACCATTACCTATACACCAAACGATGGTTTTACAGGTGAAGATGATTTTGAGTATACAATTTGTGATACATTAGGTAACTGTGAAACAGGAACTGTTACAATTGAAGTAACTACACCAAGTACTTTAATCGACGTTGTTGATGATACTGCTACAACAGAAGAGAATACACCAGTAGTTATTGATGTATTAGATAATGATTCAAACATACCTTCAGATGGAACCCTTACGGTAACAATACCAGAAAACGGAATAGTTGTTATTAATGATGGTGGTACCCCAGATGATATCAGTGATGATACGATTACCTATACACCAAACGATGGTTTTACAGGTGAAGATGATTTTGAGTATACAATTTGTGATACATTAGGTAACTGTGAAACAGGAACTGTTACGATTGAAGTAACTACACCAAGTACTTTAATCGACGTTGTTGATGATACTGCTACAACAGAAGAGAATACACCAGTAGTTATTGATGTATTGGATAATGATTCAAACATACCTTCAGATGGAACCCTTACGGTAACAACACCAGAAAACGGAGTAGTTGTTATTAATGATGGTGGTACCCCAGATGATATCAGCGATGATACCATTACCTATACACCAAACGATGGTTTTACAGGTGAAGATGATTTTGAGTATACAATCTGTGATACATTAGGTAACTGTGAAACAGGAACTGTTACAATTACGGTAGCAGCACCAGTAATTCTTGACGTTGTTGATGATACTGCTACAACAGAAGAGAATACACCAGTAGTTATTGATGTATTGGATAATGATTCAAACATACCTTCAGATGGTACCCTTACGGTAACAACACCAGAAAACGGAGTAGTTGTTATTAATGATGGTGGTACCCCGAATGATATTAGTGATGATACTATCACCTATACACCAAACGATGGTTTTACAGGTGAAGATGATTTTGAATATACAATCTGTGATACATTAGGCAACTGTGAATCAGGAACTGTTACAATTGAAGTAACTACACCAAGTACTTTAATTGACGTTGTTGATGATACTGCTACGACAGAAGAGAATACACCAGTAGTTATTGATGTATTGGATAATGATTCAAACATACCTTCAGATGGAACCCTTACGGTAACAACACCGGAAAACGGAGTAGTTGTTATTAATGATGGTGGTACCCCAGATGATATCAGCGATGATACCATTACCTATACACCAAACGATGGTTTTACAGGTGAAGATGATTTTGAGTATACAATTTGTGATACATTAGGTAACTGTGAAACAGGAACTGTTACGATTGAAGTAACTACACCAAGTACTTTAATTGACGTTGTTGATGATACTGCTACAACAGAAGAGAATACACCAGTAGTTATTGATGTATTGGATAATGATTCAAACATACCTTCAGATGGAACCCTTACGGTAACAACACCAGAAAACGGAGTAGTTGTTATTAATGATGGTGGTACCCCAGATGATATCAGCGATGATACGATTACCTATACACCAAACGATGGTTTTACAGGTGAAGATGATTTTGAGTATACAATTTGTGATACATTAGGTAACTGTGAAACAGGAACTGTTACGATTACAGTAGCAGCACCAGTAATTCTTGATGTTGTTGATGATTCAGCCATTACGGATGAAAATACACCAGTAGTTATTGATGTATTAGATAATGATTCAAACATACCTTCAGATGGAACCCTTACGGTAACAACATCAGAAAACGGAGTAGTTGTTATTAATGATGGTGGTACCCCAGATGATATCAGCGATGATACGATTACCTATACACCAAACGATGGTTTTACAGGTGAAGATGATTTTGAGTATACAATTTGTGATACATTAGGTAACTGTGATACGGGAACTGTTACAATTACGGTAACAGCACCAGTAATTCTTGATGTTGTTGATGATTCAGCCATTACGGATGAAAATACACCAGTAGTTATTGATGTATTAGATAATGATTCAAACATACCTTCAGATGGAACCCTTACGGTAACAACACCAGAAAACGGAATAGTTGTTATTAATGATGGTGGTACCCCAGATGATATTAGCGATGATACGATTACCTATACACCAAACGATGGTTTTACAGGTGAAGATGATTTTGAGTATACAATCTGTGATACATTAGGTAACTGTGATACGGGAACTGTTACGATTACAGTAGCAGCTTACGATGTTATTGATGCAGTAGATGATATTTATGAAACAACAACTTCAGGAGGGACATTAGAAGGTAATATTCTTGATAACGATCTATTGAATGGTGAACAAGTTTCTATATCAGAAGTAGAAATAACTTCTACGCCTACTGGTCCATTAATGGTAAACACAGACGGAACAGTTACAGTAGATACCGACACTGCTCCAGGAACTTATACTATAGCGTATACCATTTGTGAAATAGCAGTACCAACCAATTGCGATACAGCAACAGTTACGGTTATTATAGAAAATGATTATCAAAAAATAGAAGTTAACCAGATGGTAACGCCGAATGGTGATGGTAAGAATGATTTCCTATTCATTAGAAATGTGGAATTTGCCCTTAATAATACATTGAAAATTTTCAATAGATGGGGTATATCTGTGTATGAGGGAGAAGGATATAACAATCAAAATAATGTATTTGACGGACGTTCAAGAGGTAGATCTACTTTCTCTAAAGACGAGTATTTACCATCAGGTGTATATTTCTATATATTCGATTATCAAGATGTAAATGGTAAAGCAATAACTGATAGTGCTTATATCTATATAAGTAAATAA
- a CDS encoding peptide chain release factor 3: MSFEKEIQRRRTFGIISHPDAGKTTLTEKLLLFGGAIQEAGAVKNNKIKKGATSDFMEIERQRGISVATSVLAFIYRDKKINILDTPGHKDFAEDTFRTLTAVDSVIVVIDVAKGVEEQTKKLVEVCRMRKIPIIVFINKMDREGKDAFDLLDEVEQQLGLRVTPLSFPIGMGYDFKGIYNIYEKNINLFSGDNKRNIEDVIAFDTINNPELEKIIGTKAATDLRENLELVHGVYPEFDREEYLAGNLQPVFFGSALNNFGVRELLDCFVDIAPTPRPKMAEERLVKANEKGFTGFVFKIHANMDPKHRDRLAFIKIVSGTFERNTPYLHVRHNKKLKFSSPNAFFAEKKEIVDISYPGDIVGLHDTGNFKIGDTLTEGENLHYKGIPSFSPEHFRYINNADPLKSKQLFKGIDQLMDEGVAQLFTLELNGRKVIGTVGALQYEVIQYRLEHEYGAKCTYENFPVYKACWVAPKDPKNDEFKEFKRVKQKFLAKDKRGQLVFLADSQFSLQMTQQKYPSVILKFTSEFE, from the coding sequence ATGAGTTTTGAAAAGGAAATTCAAAGAAGAAGAACATTTGGTATCATTTCGCATCCAGATGCAGGAAAAACCACACTAACAGAAAAATTATTACTATTTGGTGGCGCCATACAAGAGGCTGGCGCAGTCAAAAATAATAAAATTAAAAAAGGAGCTACAAGTGATTTCATGGAAATTGAAAGACAACGTGGTATTTCTGTTGCAACTTCTGTTTTAGCCTTTATATATAGGGACAAAAAAATAAATATTTTAGATACCCCTGGGCATAAAGATTTTGCTGAGGATACTTTTAGAACACTAACAGCTGTAGATAGTGTTATTGTGGTTATCGATGTTGCTAAAGGTGTCGAAGAACAAACTAAAAAATTAGTAGAAGTATGTAGAATGCGTAAAATTCCTATAATTGTATTCATTAATAAAATGGATCGTGAAGGTAAAGATGCTTTTGACTTACTTGATGAAGTTGAACAACAGTTAGGATTAAGAGTTACTCCTTTAAGCTTTCCTATTGGTATGGGTTACGATTTTAAAGGAATCTATAATATCTACGAAAAAAACATCAATCTTTTCAGTGGAGATAATAAAAGAAATATTGAAGATGTAATTGCTTTTGACACTATCAACAATCCTGAGCTTGAAAAGATTATAGGGACCAAAGCAGCTACAGATTTAAGAGAGAACCTAGAACTAGTTCATGGCGTATATCCTGAGTTTGACAGAGAAGAATATCTAGCGGGTAATTTACAACCTGTATTTTTTGGGTCTGCATTAAATAATTTTGGCGTTAGAGAATTGTTAGATTGTTTTGTTGACATAGCCCCTACTCCAAGACCTAAGATGGCGGAAGAACGCCTGGTTAAAGCTAACGAAAAAGGGTTTACTGGTTTTGTATTTAAAATACATGCCAATATGGATCCTAAACATAGAGATAGATTAGCTTTTATTAAAATTGTATCTGGGACTTTTGAACGAAACACTCCTTATTTACATGTACGCCATAATAAAAAATTAAAATTCTCAAGTCCAAATGCTTTTTTCGCTGAGAAAAAAGAAATTGTAGATATCTCTTATCCTGGTGATATCGTTGGTCTACACGATACTGGAAATTTTAAAATTGGTGACACTTTAACCGAAGGTGAAAATCTTCACTACAAGGGAATACCAAGTTTCTCTCCTGAACATTTTAGATATATTAATAATGCTGACCCTTTAAAATCGAAACAATTATTTAAAGGAATTGATCAGTTAATGGATGAAGGTGTCGCACAATTATTTACCCTTGAATTAAATGGGCGTAAAGTTATTGGTACTGTAGGAGCACTACAATATGAAGTAATTCAATACCGTTTAGAGCATGAATATGGTGCAAAGTGTACCTATGAAAATTTCCCTGTATACAAAGCGTGTTGGGTTGCTCCTAAAGATCCTAAAAATGATGAATTTAAAGAGTTTAAACGTGTAAAACAGAAATTCTTAGCAAAAGATAAAAGAGGACAATTAGTTTTTCTTGCAGATTCTCAATTCTCGTTACAAATGACGCAACAGAAATACCCTAGCGTTATTTTAAAATTCACATCTGAATTTGAATAA
- a CDS encoding OmpA family protein — protein sequence MLRKILYTVVLLLVSIGSLSAQDKSLERANAKYDEFSFTPAIDIYKKVLDKGFVSAELLKKLGNSYYFNAEYKDASEIYGRLVTEYPTEVTPDYYFRYAQTLRSLGEYEAADDLMKKFSDMTSGDYRANNFTTERDYRKEIKENSGRYSIGPFESNTVYSEFAPSYYKEGLLFSSDRDTGNLAKYRHTWNSKDFLDIYKINVDSVSMSKVVKMDKAINTRFHESTTVATKDGKTIYFTRNNFKEGKSVKDDNGVIRLKIFRAVMEDSIFAYIEELPFNSDSYSVAHPALSPDEKTLYFASDMPGTLGESDIFKVTINDDETFGTPENLGNTINTEARETFPFVTSEEILYFSSEGHPGLGGLDVFATKIKDNNYTGIVKNVGEPINGKLDDFTFIFDEDTKTGYFASNRESGLGNDDIYSFVENIPLELDCKQPVSGVVRDKISNQVLVGATVKVINEDNVEILQILTDANGYYEILIDCDQGNFIRAMTDGYIPSEEYMGESDGKPQVIDFYLERDKIGAGFGDDLAKLLQLSTIYFDLNKYNIRPDAEVEIQKVIAAMEKYPSLKIKVNSHTDSRGKDAYNLWLSQKRAESTVGYMVSKGISADRLEGEGFGETKLVNGCGNNSKCSSKEHDLNRRSEFIIRE from the coding sequence ATGCTTAGAAAAATACTTTATACAGTAGTTTTGCTACTTGTTTCAATAGGAAGTTTATCCGCACAAGACAAAAGTCTTGAACGCGCAAACGCTAAATACGATGAATTCTCGTTTACTCCCGCTATAGATATTTACAAGAAGGTTCTTGATAAAGGTTTTGTTTCTGCAGAACTTTTAAAGAAATTAGGAAATTCTTATTATTTCAATGCGGAATATAAAGATGCATCTGAAATTTACGGACGACTAGTTACAGAATATCCAACAGAGGTAACTCCTGATTATTACTTCAGATATGCTCAAACATTAAGAAGTTTAGGAGAATACGAAGCAGCCGATGATTTGATGAAGAAATTTTCGGATATGACATCTGGAGATTATAGAGCTAATAACTTTACCACAGAGAGAGATTACCGAAAAGAAATTAAAGAAAATTCTGGAAGATATAGTATAGGACCTTTTGAATCTAACACCGTTTATTCAGAGTTTGCACCATCTTACTATAAAGAAGGTTTACTTTTTTCTTCAGATAGGGATACTGGAAACCTTGCAAAATATAGACATACTTGGAATTCAAAAGACTTCTTGGATATTTATAAAATTAATGTTGATAGCGTTTCTATGAGCAAAGTAGTTAAAATGGATAAGGCGATAAATACGCGTTTTCATGAATCTACTACAGTAGCGACTAAAGATGGTAAAACAATTTATTTTACTAGAAATAATTTTAAAGAGGGTAAATCTGTTAAAGACGATAATGGCGTAATCCGATTAAAGATTTTTAGAGCTGTTATGGAAGATAGTATATTTGCATATATCGAGGAACTTCCATTTAATAGTGATAGTTATTCTGTAGCGCATCCCGCTTTAAGTCCTGACGAAAAGACATTGTATTTTGCCTCAGATATGCCAGGTACTTTAGGAGAATCAGATATTTTTAAAGTAACCATCAATGACGATGAAACTTTTGGTACTCCAGAAAATTTAGGGAATACCATAAATACAGAAGCAAGAGAAACATTTCCTTTTGTAACAAGTGAAGAAATTCTTTATTTTTCTTCAGAAGGACATCCTGGATTAGGAGGTTTAGATGTTTTTGCAACTAAGATTAAAGATAACAACTATACTGGCATTGTAAAAAATGTAGGGGAACCTATAAATGGAAAATTAGATGATTTTACATTTATTTTTGATGAAGATACAAAAACGGGTTACTTTGCTTCAAACAGAGAGAGTGGTTTAGGTAATGATGATATCTATAGTTTTGTTGAAAATATCCCATTAGAATTAGATTGTAAACAACCAGTTTCTGGTGTCGTTAGAGATAAAATTTCAAACCAAGTACTAGTAGGAGCTACTGTAAAAGTAATCAACGAAGATAATGTTGAAATTTTGCAGATCCTTACAGATGCTAATGGTTATTATGAGATTTTGATAGATTGTGATCAAGGTAATTTTATACGTGCAATGACAGATGGTTACATCCCTTCAGAAGAATATATGGGAGAATCTGATGGAAAACCACAGGTAATTGATTTCTACTTGGAGCGAGATAAAATTGGAGCTGGTTTTGGTGATGATTTAGCTAAGTTATTACAGTTGAGTACCATTTACTTCGATTTAAATAAATATAATATTAGACCAGATGCCGAAGTAGAAATACAAAAAGTTATAGCTGCAATGGAAAAATATCCAAGTTTAAAAATCAAAGTTAATTCACATACCGATAGTCGTGGTAAAGATGCTTACAATTTGTGGTTATCCCAAAAGAGAGCAGAATCTACTGTAGGGTATATGGTCTCTAAAGGAATATCTGCAGATAGACTTGAAGGCGAAGGTTTTGGTGAAACTAAATTAGTAAATGGATGTGGTAATAATTCTAAATGTTCTTCTAAGGAACATGACTTAAATAGAAGATCAGAATTTATTATTAGGGAATAG